In Proteus vulgaris, one DNA window encodes the following:
- a CDS encoding regulatory protein RecX has protein sequence MTYQELYQYAIFMLSRRDYSTKELQRRIERRIRETEKDSPTAPECLPQVIERLLESQYLDDNRTIYSFFRSYLNKSYGPLRIRQELRLKGFPSEIIERVLEETDTDWYALCQEVKEKKFGTGKPKDYKEKAKQIRYLQYRGFTSDYINALF, from the coding sequence ATGACCTATCAAGAGCTTTATCAGTACGCTATTTTTATGTTGTCTCGCCGTGATTACAGTACAAAAGAACTACAACGTCGAATCGAACGCCGAATTCGCGAAACGGAGAAAGATTCACCTACCGCTCCTGAATGTTTGCCTCAAGTAATCGAACGCTTACTTGAAAGCCAATACCTTGATGACAATCGAACCATATATAGTTTTTTTCGTAGCTATTTAAATAAATCCTATGGGCCGTTACGTATTCGCCAAGAATTACGCCTAAAAGGATTTCCCAGCGAAATTATTGAGCGTGTATTAGAAGAAACAGACACCGATTGGTACGCACTTTGCCAAGAGGTCAAAGAGAAAAAATTTGGCACAGGCAAGCCCAAGGATTATAAAGAGAAAGCAAAACAAATCCGTTATTTACAATATCGTGGGTTTACCTCTGATTACATCAATGCGCTGTTTTAA
- a CDS encoding LysR family transcriptional regulator, with protein sequence MFFSRKINQFFAVATYQSLVKAAEKINVTPSALRHGINELETKIGKSLIKRSKNGMTLTPAGKTLYESLYPYYKKIRKIENQILDLNEDKTLLSIKLDGLYYPDLKTKLLEIRQKNNKYKLSLEDGYIDDINEELFDKEFDLVISSLEFNYSHKNINTINLCTQKVGLLVNKKLFEKYSDTKTFFAKETLIQRNSSLHNPIFSTILDRLKKQGYQYHTLGLTEMADVLQCIDEGAGYCFMPENIHYISTITNDEVQFIRSPFPFDIFLHQKVYFKKNNDKKLADIAMALR encoded by the coding sequence ATGTTTTTCTCACGAAAAATAAATCAATTCTTTGCTGTTGCGACTTATCAAAGTCTAGTAAAAGCAGCAGAAAAAATTAATGTCACCCCATCTGCATTACGTCATGGTATTAATGAACTTGAAACTAAAATAGGTAAGTCATTGATTAAGCGCTCAAAAAATGGAATGACACTTACTCCGGCAGGAAAAACACTGTATGAGAGTCTATATCCCTATTATAAAAAAATTAGAAAAATCGAAAATCAGATCCTTGATTTAAATGAAGATAAGACATTGCTTTCAATTAAGTTAGATGGGCTTTATTATCCTGATTTGAAAACAAAATTATTGGAAATAAGACAAAAAAATAATAAGTATAAACTGTCTTTAGAAGATGGCTATATTGACGATATTAATGAGGAACTCTTCGATAAAGAATTTGATCTTGTGATCTCCTCTCTTGAATTTAACTATTCACATAAGAATATTAATACAATTAATTTATGCACTCAAAAAGTCGGCTTATTGGTCAATAAAAAACTCTTTGAAAAATATTCAGATACCAAAACATTCTTTGCTAAAGAAACGTTAATACAAAGGAACAGTTCTTTGCATAATCCGATATTTTCAACAATTTTAGATAGATTAAAAAAACAGGGTTACCAATATCATACTTTAGGTTTAACGGAGATGGCTGATGTATTGCAATGCATTGATGAAGGAGCTGGTTATTGCTTTATGCCTGAAAATATTCATTATATTTCAACGATCACAAATGATGAGGTGCAATTTATTCGCTCACCATTTCCTTTTGATATTTTTTTACATCAAAAGGTCTATTTTAAAAAAAATAATGATAAAAAATTAGCTGATATTGCAATGGCACTACGTTAA
- a CDS encoding BamA/TamA family outer membrane protein, whose amino-acid sequence MVKYPFIFGLAFASLFTSHTAQAQLFPDRQQIDQWLVELGGENSFDRSKTIDWGILPGPFYTPELEFGVGIALVGLYQADSRPDSKISSLSLSGFGSSTGAFGMTFSNYTYLADDTWRFYLTGTLNNVPTNYWGEGYHEGRVKDHFGEFRSQELRLTPTLLRQITKNTYIGLGWDYSNLQAAAPDAPFKAYMDKRDLPLRSTSSGLSLRFTYDSRDFLPNASRGQAFDISYTHYSPDTGSNNRFNATQIQYNYYYPLSDTAVLAFDNYARFTSGDVPWSQLSKLSNGHQMRGYYEGRYQDNHVFSTQVEYRKKLDWRHGIALWVGGGTLSDQARDLGQGHWLPSVGIGYRFEFKPRMNVRLDFGIGKESTGFYFQVGEAF is encoded by the coding sequence ATGGTTAAATACCCTTTTATTTTTGGGCTGGCATTTGCCAGCCTCTTTACTTCACACACAGCACAAGCACAACTCTTTCCTGATAGACAACAAATAGACCAATGGTTAGTAGAATTAGGCGGAGAAAATAGCTTCGATCGCAGTAAAACTATCGACTGGGGTATTTTACCCGGGCCTTTCTATACGCCAGAATTAGAGTTTGGTGTAGGTATTGCGCTTGTTGGTCTTTATCAAGCAGATAGTCGCCCTGATAGCAAAATATCGTCACTCTCATTAAGTGGCTTTGGCTCCTCGACGGGGGCTTTTGGTATGACCTTTAGCAACTACACTTATCTCGCGGATGATACTTGGCGATTTTATCTCACTGGAACATTAAATAATGTACCAACTAATTATTGGGGTGAAGGTTATCACGAAGGGCGTGTAAAAGATCATTTCGGCGAATTTCGCTCTCAAGAATTGCGTCTAACGCCCACGTTACTGCGTCAAATCACTAAAAACACCTATATTGGTTTAGGCTGGGATTATTCAAATCTACAAGCCGCAGCCCCAGACGCCCCCTTTAAAGCGTATATGGATAAACGCGATTTACCTTTGCGCTCCACAAGCTCTGGGTTAAGTCTCCGCTTTACTTACGACAGCCGTGATTTTTTACCTAATGCGAGCCGAGGTCAGGCATTTGATATCAGCTATACCCATTATTCACCGGATACTGGCAGTAATAACCGCTTTAATGCGACACAGATACAATATAATTACTATTATCCTTTGAGTGATACCGCAGTATTGGCATTTGATAACTATGCACGTTTTACATCAGGTGATGTGCCTTGGAGCCAATTATCTAAACTGAGTAATGGGCACCAAATGCGAGGCTATTATGAGGGGCGATATCAAGATAATCATGTTTTTTCAACCCAAGTTGAGTACCGTAAAAAACTCGATTGGCGACATGGCATTGCACTTTGGGTTGGCGGTGGTACGTTAAGTGATCAAGCGCGTGACTTAGGTCAAGGCCATTGGTTACCGAGTGTTGGCATCGGTTATCGATTTGAGTTCAAACCTCGCATGAATGTACGCCTTGATTTTGGTATCGGTAAAGAAAGCACAGGATTCTATTTTCAAGTAGGTGAAGCATTTTGA
- a CDS encoding DUF4056 domain-containing protein, which translates to MFKRFLFINTIVFFLFIAGCTQVTPVKSLHANLDSVTNEKATQIWQIPAPLTAPNGLRPCCAFGYNLKVKAFEIPVPFYRIDNVVEASTLGNHRYNDSFWLGTAAVLGFGSEKSGLIYSHKGGFLDIAHIRDTADYTYYLFSHIYPKLGQEWTLTLSNELAQRKIHFNAFTPPKDEIERYTLSAYLAARLGYRLAVWHEIAQWYGFRSVPGFSEGISAFSPEDLYSNLIGARLSLTLILNGHATSLEHYNQSMQGIIPSALYQLEAQPRQLTQQWFDIIDGQWWDSQQRVPDKFLVLMRDYHISDMRYPVLPFEETASPHYLTLPSAYSGYVLEQLAEFQLWPTTQMANLPYPKTYWHEADFTDLTEKAREIDNKTRPKTTKID; encoded by the coding sequence ATGTTTAAGCGGTTTCTTTTTATCAACACCATTGTCTTCTTCTTATTTATTGCAGGTTGTACTCAAGTCACACCTGTTAAATCTCTGCATGCCAATCTTGATAGTGTTACCAATGAAAAGGCAACACAGATTTGGCAAATACCCGCACCACTAACAGCACCTAATGGCTTGAGACCTTGTTGTGCTTTTGGTTATAACTTAAAAGTCAAAGCGTTTGAAATACCCGTGCCTTTTTATCGTATTGATAATGTAGTTGAAGCTTCGACATTAGGTAATCATCGTTATAACGATAGCTTTTGGCTTGGTACAGCAGCCGTATTAGGTTTTGGGAGTGAGAAATCAGGTTTGATTTACTCTCATAAAGGGGGATTCCTCGATATCGCCCATATTCGTGATACCGCAGATTATACTTACTACCTCTTTAGTCATATCTATCCAAAGTTAGGCCAAGAATGGACGCTAACACTAAGCAATGAACTAGCACAACGTAAAATACACTTTAATGCTTTTACCCCACCTAAAGATGAAATAGAACGCTATACCTTAAGTGCTTATCTTGCCGCACGATTAGGTTATCGTCTTGCGGTATGGCATGAAATTGCACAATGGTATGGTTTTCGTTCTGTGCCGGGATTCTCCGAAGGTATCTCTGCATTTTCACCTGAAGATCTCTACTCAAACTTAATTGGTGCACGACTTTCACTCACTTTGATCCTTAATGGTCACGCCACCAGCCTTGAGCACTATAATCAATCAATGCAGGGCATCATTCCTTCCGCGCTCTACCAATTAGAAGCTCAACCTCGTCAATTAACACAACAATGGTTTGATATAATTGATGGACAATGGTGGGATAGTCAACAACGTGTTCCTGACAAATTTTTAGTTTTAATGCGTGATTATCATATCTCAGATATGCGGTATCCGGTGTTACCTTTTGAGGAAACCGCATCTCCACACTACCTCACATTACCTAGTGCTTATTCTGGTTATGTTTTAGAACAATTAGCAGAATTTCAGCTTTGGCCAACAACGCAAATGGCAAATTTACCATATCCAAAAACCTATTGGCATGAGGCGGATTTTACTGATTTAACAGAAAAAGCACGTGAAATTGATAATAAAACCAGACCAAAAACAACAAAAATTGACTAA
- a CDS encoding neuraminidase-like domain-containing protein produces MKNINTLLMKMKSSTSETITLKELAPLSLHEIRALSDEKLTWNEAKILYTEAKEAAKRNKLNESHYLARNNPQVQSAVTLGIQSQSAQSRALSDWIPERGDTFVDGKSVASMFSPVGYLTELYREAKALHTESSVYHLDKRRPDLAQLVLSQENMDKEVSTLSLSNQILTTALQNKLGSGKDLFRELATNRLTGGTPYHQPYETIRQAIMLQDRNLESLMSSPDVTKTLDSALLASIQADISPELYNILTENVDKDTDTLFKKNFGNLNKEILKSSRFLAEYYDVDVKDIRFILKAFNKKEALTNKELLNINKIIRLYKAIGMPILSVITIIKSKNSEFNIDKEMLSAIFHMQMMMNNYHITVEQAIVLNSGLISKTSLNNTQSVFDQLFNNPPLNNTLFVDDNHALDFANATNAADITRLNTLKRAFNINDIELVMLWQLASGSVSDFTCSLTNLSLLYRTFLLSKVNGLSINELVLLIDILPSPFNKEIFTHTTSDDMGNLSHAINDVVKFAKKEKWTISELFLICSSKYESEFSSELEVLINNLKVILKNVPKDYEEQFSVVASFIAAEMGIDSIEKANWILHWVDLEPGNRYLKDILPIIIKDNLTQQDKVDIARFFNRLKKITLVSNKIGLNKSTLEIISYRTECFYPKENRELKIERIKHITQFHHFISQCGDRANEFLIELKNQSLTTERMASILNIDEETITQALELTPTKALKDFQNITVLIQYIELSKTLSVSPSDFKLLVDLKYTENNDVVGTYDKWNKLGQIMQAGLNSENTAKFIQVMDEKKATVLTQYYANQSTNLSLISRDDVYHHLLIDNQVSAEIMTTAIAQAIANIQFYINNCLSGDEKDVDKNVKGRTFFAQWNEFNKRYSTWSGVSKLVYYPENYVDPTMRIGQTKMMDTLLQSISQNSINRDTVEDAFKTYLTSFEQIANLEVLSGYHDSVTLDDGITYFIGRNPAEQMSYYWRSTDHSKIKDSKMAANAWTEWTKIENGLNPYNDLIRPVIFNSRLYIAWIERVETAKNNIAEKIEKEIRYNLKFSHIRYDGSWSSPINYEIQDDLDKLNKLNFYLSYSDEFDKVMIVFYKMSETYSVEKDNFEIYYIDNELNFAKGTADEIKNIYVNAKNEFDIFDGSKGSTIRVVNNHFIKKDKTNYTISRDPISDVMVKDSDLASLQGSLINNAKISLNNNRITCSFSASIKCEIKKTIEADDSVKIHLRKILSIKGESNDKFEDTFYTRVKIGKKTDPYFEVIFSKYTGKVLYLIFDFKLKSIYAYIVDENNEYEIDSDFTHLCVNSDLPSICINNFMGNENSDRIVNLIDGYNQFEYFFLDMDEEIYKLTKQEKCSLIIGLNLGDGIYGIYGLSGYGLLPIKNSDPVYNNTVEKISDISIEISSAENNKKYSVNEWSHQSGFHDGINNFNNVDGALSLDIPSSEFTKNGKTTVTVNVKVKDKQSNVLSEKALSFDVKQVIVASSGNVIKVKTNSAMAQYMSMSIASKSMLVRLNTLFARQLVKRANKGIDTILTLDTQRLPEPALEGNTDETMDFNGANAIYFWELFYYTPMMVASVMLEGQNYDEASRWLRYVFSPNGYIENGIHADRTWNSQPLLTDTAWDKDQLDSTDPDAVAQTDPMHYKLATFMKCLDILMDRGDSAYRVLERDALNEAKMWYMQALKLLGDETELLGDNVWSAPKLTEAASKTKQPTRTMTEGSEETVSPRTANSLTSLFLPQLNEKLAQYRDTLKTRLFNLRHNLSIDGQPLSLAIYATPADPKALQNAAVNQSQGGSALPNAMMPVQRFPVIINSAKSVVSQLIQFGSSLASITERQDAQALSELLTTQGSEIILQNMKYQTKNIEEFTHNEKALKALQAGAQKRFTHYSDLYEDNISTLEQQAMDLRLASSVLNTSSQVLNMAGAVADMVPNIYGMAVGGSRLGGVFNATAIGLQLAGSATNIASDRLSQSESYRRRREEWELARDNAKSELEQIDAQLEALKVRKEAANLQLESMKLQQQQTQEHLTFLQNKFTNTALYNWLRGKLMAIYKPFYDLTVSRCRMAELAYQYDLGETQTFIRPGAWQGNYSGLMAGESLMHNLTQMENSYLEKDKRTLEITKIVSLDDVYQGLSSNQFGFDKVSDVINGKATILGTTENGITLKNGQLQASIKLSDLAIDKDYPADLGKLRRVKQISVTLPALTGTYQNIRAVLNYGGSAVKPRGCNAIAISHGMNDSGQFQLNFNDDRYLPFEGLPVNDNSTLTLSFPDATSKQKEMLLTLNDIILHINYTIR; encoded by the coding sequence ATGAAAAACATCAATACGCTTTTAATGAAAATGAAATCTTCTACTTCAGAAACTATTACATTAAAAGAATTAGCACCATTATCATTGCATGAAATACGGGCATTAAGTGATGAAAAATTAACTTGGAATGAAGCAAAAATATTATATACAGAGGCAAAAGAAGCTGCAAAACGTAATAAATTGAATGAATCTCATTATTTAGCGCGTAATAATCCTCAAGTACAAAGTGCGGTCACGTTAGGTATTCAATCACAATCAGCACAAAGCCGTGCATTAAGTGATTGGATCCCAGAAAGAGGGGATACTTTTGTCGATGGCAAATCTGTGGCTTCTATGTTTTCACCAGTAGGTTATTTAACTGAGCTTTATCGTGAAGCAAAAGCCTTACATACTGAAAGCTCTGTTTATCATCTTGATAAACGTCGCCCTGATTTAGCGCAATTAGTGCTTTCTCAAGAAAATATGGATAAAGAAGTTTCTACACTTTCTTTATCTAATCAAATCCTAACCACTGCACTACAAAATAAATTAGGTAGTGGTAAAGATTTATTTCGTGAATTAGCGACTAACCGTTTAACTGGTGGCACTCCTTATCATCAACCTTATGAAACTATCCGCCAAGCTATTATGCTTCAAGATAGAAATCTTGAAAGTTTAATGTCATCCCCTGATGTGACTAAAACTTTAGATTCAGCACTGTTAGCGTCTATTCAAGCGGATATCTCTCCTGAACTTTATAATATTTTAACAGAGAATGTTGATAAAGATACTGATACTTTATTTAAGAAAAATTTCGGTAATCTTAATAAAGAAATATTAAAAAGTTCTCGTTTTCTCGCTGAATATTATGATGTTGATGTTAAAGATATCAGATTTATTTTAAAAGCATTTAATAAAAAAGAAGCGTTAACAAATAAAGAACTATTAAATATAAATAAAATTATTAGGCTGTATAAAGCGATAGGAATGCCTATCTTATCTGTGATCACCATAATTAAATCAAAAAATAGTGAATTTAATATTGATAAAGAAATGTTAAGTGCTATTTTTCATATGCAAATGATGATGAATAATTATCATATTACCGTGGAACAAGCAATTGTGCTTAATAGTGGATTAATTTCAAAAACATCGTTAAATAATACACAATCAGTATTTGATCAACTATTTAATAATCCACCACTTAATAACACTCTTTTTGTTGACGATAATCATGCTCTTGATTTCGCTAATGCAACGAATGCTGCTGATATTACTCGTTTAAATACTTTAAAACGAGCTTTTAATATTAATGATATTGAACTAGTTATGTTATGGCAGTTAGCATCAGGCAGTGTTAGCGACTTTACTTGTTCATTAACTAATCTTTCATTGTTATATCGTACCTTTTTATTGTCTAAAGTAAATGGTTTATCTATTAATGAATTAGTATTACTTATTGATATTCTTCCTTCTCCATTTAATAAAGAAATTTTTACTCATACCACATCAGATGATATGGGGAATTTATCTCATGCTATTAATGATGTGGTTAAATTTGCTAAAAAAGAAAAATGGACGATAAGTGAACTGTTTTTAATTTGTTCATCAAAATACGAGTCTGAATTTAGCTCTGAACTTGAAGTGTTAATTAATAATTTAAAAGTGATATTAAAAAATGTACCAAAAGATTATGAAGAACAATTCTCAGTTGTTGCATCATTTATTGCTGCTGAAATGGGTATTGACTCTATTGAAAAAGCGAACTGGATATTACATTGGGTTGATCTAGAACCGGGTAATAGATATCTAAAAGATATATTACCAATAATTATTAAAGATAATTTAACTCAACAAGATAAAGTAGATATTGCACGATTCTTTAACCGACTTAAAAAAATCACCTTGGTTTCAAATAAAATAGGGTTAAATAAGTCTACATTAGAAATTATTAGTTATCGTACAGAGTGTTTTTATCCTAAAGAAAATCGTGAATTAAAAATTGAAAGAATAAAACATATCACTCAATTCCATCATTTTATTTCGCAATGTGGCGATAGAGCGAATGAATTTTTAATTGAACTTAAAAATCAATCATTAACGACTGAAAGAATGGCATCAATTTTAAATATTGATGAAGAAACTATTACTCAAGCCTTAGAATTAACACCAACTAAAGCATTAAAAGATTTTCAAAATATTACTGTTCTTATTCAATATATTGAATTATCTAAAACACTCAGTGTTTCCCCAAGTGATTTCAAATTATTAGTTGATTTAAAATACACGGAAAATAATGATGTGGTAGGTACTTATGATAAGTGGAATAAGTTAGGACAAATTATGCAAGCGGGATTAAATAGTGAAAATACCGCGAAATTTATTCAAGTTATGGATGAGAAAAAAGCGACAGTATTAACCCAATATTATGCCAATCAAAGCACTAATCTATCATTAATCAGTCGAGATGATGTTTATCACCATTTATTAATTGATAACCAAGTTTCTGCTGAAATTATGACAACTGCGATTGCACAAGCGATTGCTAATATTCAATTTTATATCAATAACTGTTTATCAGGTGATGAAAAGGATGTTGATAAGAATGTGAAAGGACGGACTTTCTTTGCACAATGGAATGAGTTTAATAAACGTTATAGCACATGGTCTGGTGTTTCGAAATTAGTCTATTATCCTGAAAACTATGTTGACCCGACTATGCGTATTGGACAAACCAAAATGATGGATACTTTATTACAGTCTATTAGCCAAAATAGTATTAATCGCGATACGGTAGAAGATGCTTTTAAAACCTATTTAACCTCATTTGAACAAATTGCGAATTTAGAAGTATTAAGTGGTTATCATGATAGTGTGACATTAGATGATGGTATTACTTATTTTATTGGTCGAAACCCTGCAGAACAAATGAGTTATTATTGGCGCAGTACTGATCATAGCAAAATTAAAGACAGCAAAATGGCGGCCAATGCGTGGACAGAATGGACTAAAATTGAAAATGGTTTAAATCCGTATAATGATTTAATTCGCCCAGTCATTTTTAATAGCCGTTTATATATTGCTTGGATTGAACGTGTCGAAACCGCAAAAAATAATATTGCGGAAAAAATTGAAAAAGAAATTAGATATAACTTAAAATTTTCTCATATTCGTTATGATGGATCTTGGAGTTCACCTATTAATTATGAAATACAAGACGACTTAGACAAACTAAATAAACTCAATTTTTATCTCAGTTATAGTGATGAGTTTGATAAAGTAATGATTGTTTTTTATAAAATGTCAGAAACGTATTCAGTTGAAAAAGATAATTTCGAAATTTATTATATTGATAATGAATTGAATTTTGCTAAAGGAACAGCTGATGAAATTAAAAACATTTATGTTAATGCAAAAAATGAGTTTGATATATTTGATGGTTCTAAAGGAAGTACTATTAGGGTTGTAAATAATCATTTTATCAAAAAAGATAAAACAAATTACACTATTTCACGCGATCCTATCTCTGATGTTATGGTTAAAGATTCTGATCTTGCCTCATTACAAGGTAGTTTAATTAATAATGCTAAAATTTCATTAAATAATAATCGTATAACATGCTCCTTTTCTGCCTCTATTAAATGTGAAATTAAAAAAACAATTGAAGCAGATGACAGTGTAAAAATCCATCTAAGAAAAATATTATCTATCAAGGGAGAATCTAATGATAAATTTGAAGATACTTTTTATACTAGAGTTAAAATAGGTAAAAAAACAGATCCTTATTTTGAGGTGATATTTAGTAAATATACGGGTAAGGTTTTATATTTAATTTTTGATTTTAAATTGAAGAGTATTTATGCCTACATTGTTGATGAAAATAATGAGTATGAGATCGATTCTGATTTTACCCATTTATGCGTTAATAGCGATCTTCCTAGTATTTGTATAAATAATTTTATGGGTAATGAAAATTCAGATAGAATAGTCAATTTAATTGATGGTTATAATCAATTTGAATATTTTTTTCTAGATATGGATGAAGAAATTTATAAATTAACAAAACAAGAAAAATGTTCTCTTATAATTGGTCTTAACCTAGGTGATGGTATTTATGGTATTTATGGCCTATCTGGCTATGGACTTTTACCTATTAAGAATTCAGATCCGGTTTATAATAATACAGTGGAAAAAATCAGCGACATTAGTATTGAAATAAGCTCGGCTGAAAATAATAAAAAATACAGTGTTAATGAATGGAGTCATCAGAGTGGATTTCATGATGGTATTAATAATTTCAATAATGTAGACGGTGCACTTAGTTTAGACATTCCTAGTAGTGAGTTTACAAAAAATGGAAAAACAACGGTAACGGTAAATGTTAAAGTTAAAGATAAACAATCGAATGTATTATCAGAAAAGGCGCTTTCATTTGACGTTAAGCAGGTTATCGTTGCGAGCTCAGGAAATGTTATTAAAGTAAAAACAAACTCAGCAATGGCTCAGTATATGTCAATGAGTATTGCAAGTAAGTCTATGCTTGTACGTTTAAATACCTTATTTGCTCGCCAATTAGTTAAACGTGCCAATAAAGGAATTGATACCATTTTAACGTTGGATACTCAGCGTTTACCTGAACCTGCATTAGAGGGGAATACGGATGAAACGATGGATTTCAATGGTGCCAATGCGATCTATTTCTGGGAGTTATTTTATTACACCCCAATGATGGTCGCCAGTGTGATGCTTGAAGGACAAAACTATGATGAAGCCAGCCGCTGGTTACGTTATGTCTTTAGCCCGAATGGGTATATTGAGAATGGCATTCATGCTGATCGTACTTGGAATTCACAGCCGCTTTTAACTGATACCGCTTGGGATAAAGATCAACTCGATTCAACCGACCCAGACGCCGTGGCGCAAACTGATCCTATGCATTACAAGTTAGCGACCTTTATGAAGTGCCTCGATATTCTCATGGATCGCGGTGACAGTGCTTACCGTGTATTAGAGCGCGACGCATTAAATGAAGCCAAAATGTGGTATATGCAAGCGCTGAAATTGCTAGGTGATGAAACTGAGTTATTAGGTGATAACGTATGGTCTGCGCCTAAATTAACAGAGGCAGCATCAAAAACCAAACAACCAACACGCACGATGACTGAAGGAAGTGAAGAAACCGTATCACCGCGTACTGCTAACTCATTAACGTCACTCTTTTTACCGCAACTTAATGAAAAATTAGCGCAATACCGCGATACGTTAAAAACACGTTTGTTTAATTTACGTCACAATTTATCGATTGATGGGCAACCTTTGTCGTTAGCGATTTATGCAACTCCGGCTGATCCTAAAGCATTACAAAATGCGGCCGTCAATCAATCTCAAGGTGGCAGTGCATTGCCAAATGCAATGATGCCAGTACAGCGCTTTCCTGTGATTATAAATAGCGCAAAATCTGTGGTTAGTCAGTTAATACAGTTTGGTAGCTCGCTTGCTAGCATTACAGAGCGTCAAGATGCACAAGCATTATCAGAATTACTCACTACGCAAGGTAGCGAGATTATTCTGCAAAATATGAAATATCAAACGAAGAATATTGAAGAGTTTACTCATAATGAAAAAGCATTAAAGGCATTACAAGCTGGCGCTCAAAAACGGTTTACCCATTATAGTGATTTGTATGAAGACAATATTAGTACATTAGAGCAGCAGGCAATGGATCTTCGTTTAGCGTCTTCTGTACTGAACACATCGAGCCAAGTGCTGAATATGGCAGGTGCTGTTGCAGATATGGTGCCGAATATTTACGGTATGGCTGTCGGGGGCTCACGCTTAGGGGGAGTATTTAATGCCACCGCGATTGGATTACAACTGGCTGGTTCTGCAACCAATATTGCATCAGATAGATTAAGCCAATCTGAGTCTTATCGCCGCCGCCGTGAAGAATGGGAACTGGCTCGTGATAATGCAAAATCGGAGTTGGAACAAATTGATGCACAACTTGAAGCCCTGAAAGTACGTAAAGAAGCCGCGAATTTGCAGTTGGAGAGTATGAAGTTACAACAGCAACAAACGCAAGAGCACTTAACTTTCTTACAAAATAAATTTACCAATACAGCCCTGTATAACTGGTTACGCGGTAAATTAATGGCGATTTATAAGCCTTTCTACGACTTAACCGTATCTCGTTGTCGTATGGCGGAATTAGCTTATCAGTACGATTTAGGTGAAACTCAAACCTTTATTCGCCCTGGTGCATGGCAAGGTAACTATTCTGGTTTGATGGCGGGTGAAAGCTTAATGCATAACCTGACTCAGATGGAAAACAGCTACCTTGAAAAAGATAAGCGCACATTAGAAATTACCAAAATTGTTTCGCTGGACGATGTATATCAAGGCTTAAGTAGCAATCAATTTGGCTTTGATAAAGTGTCTGATGTTATCAACGGGAAAGCGACAATACTGGGTACCACAGAAAATGGTATCACGCTGAAAAATGGTCAATTACAAGCTTCAATTAAGCTCTCTGATTTAGCTATCGACAAAGATTATCCTGCTGATTTAGGTAAGTTACGTCGAGTTAAACAAATTAGTGTGACATTACCAGCATTAACAGGCACTTATCAGAATATAAGAGCAGTGCTGAATTATGGAGGTAGTGCGGTGAAACCAAGAGGTTGTAATGCAATTGCGATTTCTCATGGCATGAATGACAGTGGTCAATTCCAACTGAACTTCAATGATGATCGTTATCTGCCTTTTGAAGGTTTACCCGTGAATGATAACAGTACACTGACTTTAAGCTTCCCTGATGCAACAAGTAAGCAAAAAGAGATGTTACTGACATTAAACGACATCATTCTCCATATTAATTACACCATTCGTTAA